A single window of Chitinophaga sp. XS-30 DNA harbors:
- a CDS encoding exo-alpha-sialidase — translation MKKINFFSTKMRRHNKVVLVFSFILVAMVACKKTGVPPDAASEPGKEIETRSSTEGEFTTLAFNTPIKLFDGGSGLYHSYRIPSIIRTKKGTLIAFCEARVDNNRDYGNINVICRRSATNGSGWGPEILVKSTSGTWGNPTAVVNQSDGKIWLFMSYNDAGLSQFGDNGTTKITQPGQRKTFVCYSTFDQDGNTWSTPVNITNIVKPANMVWDAMGPGIGIQKRFGATAGRLIIPASGRNIYSDNNGTTWQYESIPGGTSEGTIVERLTGVLMRNDRGVGSAGFYRYKSVGGIGTSWTDFEAVTALPDPHCQGSILRYTDSPSRILFMNSASQSTRTAMRIRISNDEGISWPTSKAIPQNGSGNAKLGGYSSMVKTADNMIGALIEFNENTSNSESSNRSIYFHKFNLAWF, via the coding sequence ATGAAAAAAATCAATTTTTTTAGCACGAAAATGCGCCGGCACAACAAGGTTGTGCTGGTATTTTCATTTATCCTGGTAGCTATGGTTGCTTGTAAAAAAACAGGTGTACCACCGGATGCAGCATCTGAACCAGGGAAAGAGATAGAAACCAGGTCATCAACTGAAGGAGAGTTCACAACATTGGCGTTCAATACTCCAATAAAATTGTTTGATGGAGGCAGCGGTTTATACCATTCTTATCGCATTCCATCCATTATCAGAACTAAAAAAGGAACATTGATTGCTTTTTGTGAGGCTAGAGTAGACAATAACAGAGATTACGGAAACATTAACGTGATTTGCAGAAGGTCTGCTACTAACGGAAGTGGCTGGGGTCCCGAGATTTTGGTAAAGAGTACCAGCGGCACCTGGGGCAATCCCACTGCGGTTGTTAATCAAAGCGATGGGAAGATCTGGCTATTTATGTCTTATAATGATGCTGGCCTGAGCCAGTTTGGTGATAACGGAACAACGAAGATTACTCAACCAGGACAAAGAAAAACGTTTGTATGTTATAGTACATTTGACCAGGATGGAAACACATGGTCAACTCCGGTAAATATCACAAATATTGTTAAGCCCGCTAACATGGTTTGGGATGCAATGGGGCCTGGTATCGGCATTCAAAAACGTTTTGGCGCCACAGCGGGGCGCTTGATCATTCCGGCTAGTGGCAGGAACATCTATAGCGATAATAATGGTACTACCTGGCAGTACGAATCTATTCCTGGCGGTACATCTGAGGGTACAATAGTTGAACGGTTAACGGGTGTGCTAATGAGAAACGATCGTGGTGTGGGTTCAGCCGGGTTTTATCGTTATAAATCTGTGGGGGGTATCGGCACGAGCTGGACCGACTTCGAGGCCGTAACAGCCTTGCCTGATCCGCATTGTCAGGGTTCTATCTTAAGATATACTGATTCGCCCAGCCGGATTCTGTTTATGAATTCTGCCAGCCAAAGTACCAGAACCGCCATGAGAATCAGAATTTCCAATGATGAAGGTATTAGTTGGCCAACCAGCAAAGCCATTCCGCAAAACGGCTCTGGGAATGCAAAGCTCGGAGGTTATAGCAGCATGGTAAAAACAGCTGATAATATGATTGGTGCTTTAATTGAATTTAATGAAAATACATCAAATAGTGAGAGCAGCAACCGTAGTATCTATTTCCATAAATTCAACCTGGCCTGGTTTTAA
- the ung gene encoding uracil-DNA glycosylase, producing the protein MDVKIESSWKEVLKDEFQKTYFEQIVMFLKHEKALNKVIYPPGNLIFNAFDKTPFDNVKVVILGQDPYHGPGQAHGLCFSVQKGVKPPPSLVNIYKELNKDVGIPIPETGDLTKWAEHGVLLLNAMLTVRNGEPASHSKIGWETFTDAVIRKISDLKEGVVFMLWGKFAQDKQVLIDATRHYILKAAHPSPFSADKGFFGCRHFSKANELLVKDGKEPVDWQL; encoded by the coding sequence ATGGATGTAAAGATCGAAAGCAGTTGGAAAGAGGTATTGAAAGACGAATTCCAGAAAACCTATTTCGAGCAGATCGTCATGTTCCTGAAACATGAGAAAGCGCTCAATAAAGTCATCTACCCCCCGGGAAACCTGATCTTCAATGCGTTTGACAAAACCCCCTTCGATAATGTAAAAGTAGTCATCCTGGGGCAGGACCCCTATCACGGGCCCGGCCAGGCACACGGCCTCTGCTTCTCTGTGCAGAAAGGTGTAAAGCCCCCGCCATCCCTCGTCAATATCTATAAAGAGCTCAATAAGGATGTTGGCATACCCATCCCGGAAACAGGGGATCTGACCAAATGGGCAGAACATGGGGTATTGCTGCTCAATGCCATGCTTACTGTCCGCAACGGGGAGCCGGCATCTCATAGCAAGATCGGCTGGGAAACTTTTACAGACGCCGTCATCCGAAAGATATCCGATCTGAAGGAAGGAGTGGTGTTCATGCTCTGGGGCAAATTTGCGCAGGACAAGCAGGTGCTTATCGATGCTACCCGGCATTACATCCTCAAGGCAGCGCATCCGTCCCCTTTCAGTGCGGACAAAGGTTTTTTCGGCTGCAGGCATTTTTCCAAAGCCAATGAGCTGTTGGTAAAAGATGGAAAGGAACCGGTAGACTGGCAACTGTAA
- a CDS encoding 1-acyl-sn-glycerol-3-phosphate acyltransferase, with product MIFVITLLLMVIPIWITSLLPDPRKTRYFLALARGWMAVYMPLIFCPVYRHGKEHFKKGQVYVVVCNHNSLMDVPVTTPWTPGVNKTLAKYEMGRIPLFGMMYKIGGIMVNRKDEASRRESFEHMHRALEMGMHMILFPEGTRNRTGYPLKSFYDGAFLLAIDAQVPVIPALLFNTRKILVPGKFFFALPHRIDYHFLPPVETKGLNRDDVRMLKEKVFMMMWEYYQQHGGK from the coding sequence TTGATCTTTGTCATCACCCTGCTGCTGATGGTCATCCCTATCTGGATCACCTCCCTCTTGCCCGATCCCCGTAAAACCCGTTACTTCCTTGCACTCGCCCGCGGATGGATGGCTGTTTACATGCCGCTGATCTTTTGTCCCGTTTACCGTCACGGAAAGGAGCATTTCAAAAAGGGGCAGGTATATGTCGTGGTCTGCAATCACAATTCCCTGATGGACGTACCGGTGACAACACCCTGGACGCCGGGTGTCAATAAAACACTCGCCAAATACGAAATGGGCCGTATCCCCTTGTTCGGCATGATGTACAAGATCGGCGGGATCATGGTGAACCGCAAGGATGAGGCCAGCCGCCGCGAAAGCTTCGAGCATATGCATCGCGCGCTGGAAATGGGCATGCACATGATCTTGTTTCCCGAAGGCACACGCAACCGCACCGGCTACCCGCTGAAGAGCTTTTACGACGGTGCTTTTCTGCTGGCGATCGATGCCCAAGTGCCGGTGATCCCGGCCCTGCTGTTCAATACCCGCAAAATACTGGTGCCGGGAAAATTCTTTTTCGCCCTGCCGCACCGGATCGATTATCATTTCCTGCCGCCGGTGGAAACAAAAGGGTTAAACCGGGACGATGTGCGGATGCTGAAAGAAAAAGTGTTTATGATGATGTGGGAATACTATCAGCAACATGGCGGAAAATGA
- a CDS encoding VOC family protein, translated as MSKANIPAGYPAVIPYFLVSDGDQFLVFLKTVFEAEEKATYRDAAGRLMHGEADINGSIIMFGESNEAWEPETSSVFVYVTDADTTYAKAMEAGSTSRQEPASKDYGRAAGIRDPFGNTWWITSV; from the coding sequence ATGTCAAAAGCAAACATACCCGCTGGTTATCCGGCCGTTATTCCTTACTTCCTGGTATCTGACGGCGATCAGTTCCTGGTGTTCCTGAAAACGGTATTTGAAGCGGAAGAGAAGGCCACTTACCGGGATGCGGCGGGGCGTCTTATGCATGGCGAAGCCGATATCAACGGCAGCATCATCATGTTCGGAGAAAGCAATGAAGCCTGGGAGCCGGAGACCAGTTCCGTTTTTGTGTATGTGACAGATGCGGACACCACGTACGCGAAGGCGATGGAAGCAGGCTCCACATCGCGTCAGGAGCCGGCCAGCAAGGATTACGGCAGAGCTGCGGGAATCAGGGACCCCTTCGGGAATACCTGGTGGATCACCTCCGTCTGA
- a CDS encoding helix-turn-helix transcriptional regulator, with the protein MIFLTWYPDMYRTFPPPPQLARHVRMFWVFEHDVPQGEPYVYRSMADGCAEMVFHYKGLFSGLNTDDHPYHPAVLHAQSSRHRRFLTHGSFGIFGAYLYPSALPQLFGLSSAAFSNHVPELAAVLSTEGRFLQEQVMTAASHPQRVQILSRFLLERLHKRRQDETAAHVAIRHIIAAKGQVNVTALASQICLSTRQFERKFKEFGGFSPKMYSRIIRFQGALAEYGNTPRSMTDIAYACGYYDQSHFIHEFREFSGYHPRQYFSGRPEGIEYREG; encoded by the coding sequence ATGATATTCTTAACTTGGTATCCGGATATGTACAGGACCTTTCCCCCGCCGCCGCAATTGGCCCGACATGTGCGCATGTTCTGGGTTTTCGAGCACGATGTGCCGCAGGGAGAGCCGTACGTGTACCGGTCCATGGCAGACGGCTGTGCGGAAATGGTCTTCCATTACAAGGGGCTGTTCTCCGGGCTGAATACTGACGATCATCCTTATCATCCGGCCGTGCTGCATGCGCAGAGCAGCCGGCACCGCAGATTCCTGACACACGGCAGCTTCGGGATATTCGGCGCCTATCTTTACCCATCCGCTTTACCGCAGCTTTTCGGGCTTTCTTCCGCGGCATTCAGCAACCATGTGCCGGAATTGGCGGCGGTACTGAGCACGGAAGGCAGGTTCCTCCAGGAGCAGGTGATGACGGCAGCCAGTCATCCTCAGAGAGTACAGATCCTGAGCAGGTTCCTCCTGGAACGGCTGCATAAACGGCGACAGGATGAAACAGCTGCGCATGTTGCGATACGGCATATCATTGCAGCAAAAGGACAGGTGAATGTTACCGCACTGGCATCGCAGATATGCCTTTCCACCCGGCAATTTGAAAGGAAGTTCAAGGAGTTCGGCGGTTTTTCGCCAAAAATGTACAGCCGTATCATCCGCTTTCAGGGGGCGCTGGCGGAATACGGCAATACCCCGCGCAGCATGACGGATATCGCTTATGCATGCGGGTATTATGACCAGTCGCATTTCATCCACGAATTCCGGGAATTCTCCGGTTATCATCCCCGCCAGTATTTTTCCGGCCGCCCTGAAGGGATAGAATACCGGGAGGGGTAA
- a CDS encoding RNA polymerase sigma factor produces MNNLPQFKDENELWAAVREGQAGAFKVLYEDYADVLFRYGMRYFSEAETVKDCMHDLFVDLHHYHRNLSPAVNIRFYLLGAFRRKLHETRKKTVPLYPDDGADTTFMIEYDKEHHIIADEQQKEMLGRLSAALQLLPARQKEVLYLRYNCELSYEDVAEVMKISIPTCRTLAYRAFQQLREQLKHTPVYYLLICLFNSF; encoded by the coding sequence GTGAACAATCTTCCGCAATTTAAAGATGAAAACGAGCTGTGGGCGGCCGTTCGTGAAGGCCAGGCCGGGGCGTTCAAAGTGTTGTATGAAGACTATGCAGATGTGCTGTTCCGCTACGGCATGCGCTATTTCAGTGAAGCGGAAACCGTAAAGGATTGTATGCACGACCTGTTCGTGGACCTCCATCATTATCACCGCAATCTTTCCCCCGCCGTCAATATCCGTTTTTACCTGCTGGGCGCTTTCCGCCGCAAACTCCATGAAACACGCAAAAAGACGGTGCCTTTGTATCCCGATGATGGCGCGGATACCACCTTTATGATAGAATATGACAAGGAGCATCATATTATTGCCGATGAACAGCAAAAAGAAATGCTTGGCCGCCTTTCCGCCGCATTGCAGCTATTGCCGGCGCGCCAGAAAGAGGTATTGTACCTGCGCTATAATTGTGAACTGAGTTATGAAGATGTGGCCGAGGTGATGAAGATCAGCATCCCTACCTGCCGTACCCTGGCCTACAGGGCCTTTCAGCAACTGCGGGAACAATTGAAACATACCCCTGTTTATTATCTCCTCATCTGCCTGTTCAACTCTTTTTAA
- a CDS encoding FecR family protein yields the protein MSQHNEQPSGERDPLEPEVKQIVRAAGNESLAPDEKAELWERIETSVSERQPVYRRLWWKVAAAVIVLVAAGWWMLRQKPVAEKGVLAFAQQQQPVADTSGETRLVLGNNRQVTLSGASASLTYSQNGTHVMVNDNEQYQQEGGEEIQYNTLIVPYGRRAKITMEDGTEVWLNAGSRMVYPVVFDGKSREVFLEGEAYFEVVGREGHPFFVYTSQLKTAVLGTAFNISAYADDAEQTVVLIQGSVKVHANVGAAQQLLTPGYKAGYSVIDHNISKEQVNTMIYTAWKEGRLMFEHAPLQHILKKLSRYFNIRITTESNGQSTFSGDLDLADDIGHVLDAVSVSTGMKYEHTTEGIILKKK from the coding sequence ATGAGCCAGCATAACGAACAGCCTTCCGGTGAAAGGGACCCATTGGAGCCCGAAGTAAAGCAGATCGTCCGTGCAGCAGGGAATGAAAGCCTCGCACCGGATGAGAAAGCGGAGCTTTGGGAGCGCATTGAGACCAGTGTTTCAGAGCGGCAACCGGTGTACCGCCGTCTCTGGTGGAAAGTGGCTGCCGCGGTGATCGTTCTGGTAGCGGCAGGATGGTGGATGCTCCGGCAGAAGCCCGTAGCGGAAAAAGGCGTGCTGGCCTTTGCACAACAACAGCAGCCTGTTGCGGATACTTCCGGCGAAACCCGCCTGGTATTGGGCAATAACAGGCAGGTAACGCTTAGCGGGGCAAGTGCGTCGCTCACCTATAGCCAGAACGGCACACACGTTATGGTGAATGATAATGAGCAGTATCAGCAGGAGGGTGGAGAGGAAATTCAGTATAACACCCTGATCGTGCCATATGGCCGCCGGGCAAAGATCACCATGGAGGATGGTACGGAAGTCTGGCTGAACGCAGGCTCGCGGATGGTATATCCGGTAGTGTTCGATGGCAAAAGCAGGGAAGTGTTCCTGGAAGGAGAGGCATATTTCGAAGTGGTGGGCAGGGAAGGGCATCCCTTCTTTGTGTACACCAGCCAGCTGAAGACCGCGGTACTTGGCACCGCATTCAATATCAGCGCGTATGCGGATGATGCGGAGCAAACGGTGGTGCTGATACAGGGAAGCGTAAAGGTACATGCCAATGTAGGCGCCGCGCAGCAGTTGCTGACACCGGGTTACAAAGCGGGTTACTCCGTGATCGACCACAATATCAGCAAGGAACAGGTCAATACCATGATCTATACCGCCTGGAAGGAGGGGCGGTTGATGTTCGAACACGCACCATTGCAACATATTCTGAAAAAACTGAGCAGGTATTTTAATATCCGGATAACCACGGAATCAAACGGACAGTCAACTTTCTCCGGTGACCTGGACCTGGCGGACGATATCGGCCATGTGCTGGATGCGGTCAGCGTAAGTACCGGAATGAAGTATGAACACACAACGGAGGGAATTATACTGAAAAAGAAGTAG
- a CDS encoding TonB-dependent receptor, which translates to MKLTTFLLFAGISCAFSSASYSQGRISVRLTDATLPDLFSQIKLQSDWRIFYKDELISREQKVTLDVKDKDVREVLDLALRDTRLTYRIIKKQVAIISRDELLPDGRFVQEDTGFVIKGRIYDTHEPPQGIPGVTVRIKNSNKGAMADADGYFTIRAKKNDVLIFSLMGYHPEEFTVSRPLSNLTISLKENISALDEVVVVGLSELQRKHIASSVGSVDVESRMSGKPVTQISQALQGGVTGLQVRQGSGLPGGDAASIKIRGLSTLGNGDPLVLVDGIPMDMDFIDPLTVESITVLKDAAAAAVYGARGGNGVILVTTKRGVPGRVAVTYDGYFGVQAPSRMPDLVDAPTYMNMYNEALVNNGRPVFYTQDAIDSTRMGVDPLKYPNTDWQDVIIKKNAPITSHSLSVSGGNSMARFALTANYQFHDGMIPVSNSRKYNIRANTSVSLSKKFLVNMDMLAIKRNVSYPNRPNGSGGNRMLEDVYRVPPTVLPKYPVEDGSPVIYGRYVDIVNPLAYAEVGGARRYESMQSSINLQPKWEVMPGLNLKGQLSYRLNSDVIRTSRNNYHFFDYYTGQLVQTWGQQRTRDFYRTTYYYASASADYTFDIGKHHFFALLGYSQEETQSGDWDIWSILGTYSKVNYSYADKYLVEAAFRMDGNSKFGPGHKYGYFPSVAVGWNVHKENFLKDSRAVSNLKLRASYGQLGNQNINPYLYQNLISTTDGVEGTWGNPDITWETVNLLDIGFDLGLYNNRIEVTFDYYDKRTDGILLTPPVSYVGGLGTPPINAGKVRNQGLELAVNYNENFGKDWSISIRPGITYNENEILSLKGGPYITTSAARIHQEGYTINSIYGYQSDGLLQADDFEADGKSKVPIFLGQLPGDIKYVDQNGDGLIDGNDQKLIGNRTPKVDYFSNFRVGYKNWDLEWLIQGVSDNDVLLAGMLAYPLDMSFDGGVPTKYYSENYWTPERTDARFPRLNTSPASNKLTSDFWFQNGAYLRVKYVQLGYNLQSTGLKRMGIRNIRMYANAQNPFVATGMKLTDPESQGNQWTYGIMKTYMVGCNVQF; encoded by the coding sequence ATGAAGTTGACTACTTTTCTATTGTTCGCAGGCATCTCCTGTGCCTTTTCCTCGGCCTCGTACTCACAGGGGAGGATCAGCGTCCGTCTCACAGACGCCACGCTGCCAGACCTTTTTTCGCAGATCAAACTGCAGAGTGACTGGCGGATCTTTTATAAGGATGAGCTGATCAGCCGGGAACAGAAGGTTACCCTTGATGTGAAGGACAAGGATGTCCGCGAAGTGCTGGACCTGGCGCTGCGGGATACCCGGCTTACCTATCGCATCATCAAAAAGCAGGTGGCCATCATTTCCCGGGACGAGCTGCTGCCTGATGGCAGATTCGTACAGGAAGATACCGGTTTCGTGATCAAAGGCCGCATTTACGACACCCATGAGCCGCCGCAGGGCATCCCCGGTGTAACGGTGCGTATCAAAAACTCCAATAAGGGAGCGATGGCAGATGCGGACGGTTATTTTACGATCCGTGCGAAGAAAAACGACGTGCTGATCTTTTCCCTGATGGGCTATCACCCGGAAGAGTTTACCGTTTCACGGCCATTGAGCAACCTCACGATTTCCCTGAAAGAAAATATTTCCGCGCTGGATGAGGTAGTGGTGGTGGGGCTTTCCGAATTGCAGCGCAAGCATATCGCCAGCTCCGTGGGATCGGTGGACGTGGAATCCAGAATGTCAGGCAAACCGGTAACGCAGATATCCCAGGCTTTGCAGGGCGGCGTAACCGGTCTGCAGGTCCGGCAGGGGTCCGGCCTTCCGGGCGGTGATGCCGCTTCTATCAAAATCCGCGGCCTGAGTACTTTGGGCAACGGCGATCCGCTAGTGCTGGTTGATGGTATTCCGATGGATATGGACTTCATCGATCCGCTGACAGTGGAGAGCATTACTGTGCTGAAAGATGCCGCTGCTGCAGCTGTATATGGTGCCCGTGGCGGTAATGGAGTGATCCTGGTAACCACCAAACGCGGCGTGCCGGGGAGGGTAGCGGTGACCTACGACGGATATTTTGGAGTGCAAGCGCCTTCTCGCATGCCGGACCTAGTGGATGCGCCTACTTATATGAATATGTACAACGAAGCGTTGGTGAACAATGGTCGCCCGGTTTTCTATACCCAGGATGCGATCGACAGCACCCGTATGGGGGTTGATCCCCTAAAGTATCCCAATACCGACTGGCAGGACGTGATCATCAAAAAAAATGCGCCCATCACCAGCCATTCGCTTTCTGTAAGTGGCGGTAACAGCATGGCCCGCTTCGCGCTGACGGCCAATTACCAGTTCCATGACGGTATGATACCGGTGAGCAATTCCCGCAAGTACAACATCCGGGCCAACACTTCCGTCTCCCTCAGTAAAAAATTTCTTGTGAATATGGACATGCTGGCGATCAAACGTAACGTGAGCTATCCCAACCGCCCGAATGGCAGCGGCGGCAACCGCATGCTGGAAGACGTCTATCGTGTTCCGCCGACCGTTCTGCCTAAATACCCTGTAGAGGACGGCTCTCCCGTTATCTACGGGCGTTACGTGGATATTGTGAATCCGCTGGCCTATGCGGAAGTGGGCGGAGCCCGCAGATATGAATCCATGCAAAGCAGTATTAACCTGCAGCCGAAATGGGAAGTGATGCCGGGGCTGAACCTGAAGGGGCAACTCAGTTACCGCCTGAACAGCGATGTAATACGTACCAGTAGGAATAATTATCATTTCTTCGACTACTATACAGGCCAACTGGTGCAAACGTGGGGGCAGCAGCGTACCCGTGATTTCTATCGCACCACATATTATTATGCCAGCGCTTCTGCGGACTATACTTTCGACATTGGCAAACACCACTTTTTTGCTTTGCTTGGGTATTCGCAGGAAGAAACGCAGTCCGGCGACTGGGATATATGGTCCATACTTGGTACCTACAGCAAGGTGAATTATTCTTATGCTGACAAATACCTTGTAGAAGCCGCATTTCGCATGGATGGTAACTCCAAGTTCGGGCCGGGTCACAAGTATGGCTATTTTCCTTCCGTAGCAGTCGGCTGGAACGTACACAAAGAGAATTTCCTGAAAGATTCCCGCGCTGTCAGCAATCTGAAATTACGTGCTTCTTACGGCCAGCTCGGCAACCAGAATATCAACCCGTATCTTTACCAAAACCTGATCAGTACTACGGACGGAGTGGAAGGTACATGGGGTAATCCTGATATCACCTGGGAAACCGTTAACCTGCTGGATATCGGCTTCGACCTGGGATTGTACAACAATCGGATTGAAGTGACATTCGACTACTACGATAAAAGAACTGACGGTATTCTGCTGACACCCCCGGTTTCTTATGTCGGCGGCCTCGGCACGCCTCCTATCAACGCGGGCAAGGTGCGCAACCAAGGCCTGGAGTTGGCGGTAAACTACAATGAGAATTTTGGAAAGGACTGGAGTATTTCCATTCGGCCCGGTATCACTTACAACGAAAACGAAATACTTTCCCTGAAGGGAGGTCCCTATATCACTACCAGTGCTGCACGTATCCATCAGGAGGGTTATACCATCAACAGTATATACGGCTATCAGTCAGACGGCTTGCTGCAGGCAGATGACTTCGAGGCAGATGGCAAAAGCAAAGTGCCTATTTTCCTTGGTCAGCTGCCCGGCGATATTAAATATGTAGATCAGAATGGCGATGGCCTGATCGATGGGAACGACCAGAAACTGATCGGTAACAGGACCCCCAAAGTGGATTACTTCTCGAATTTCCGTGTCGGATACAAAAACTGGGATCTCGAATGGCTCATTCAGGGTGTTTCTGATAACGATGTATTGCTTGCCGGTATGCTGGCCTATCCGCTGGACATGTCGTTCGATGGTGGCGTACCAACAAAATATTACTCCGAAAACTATTGGACGCCTGAGCGCACGGACGCCCGTTTCCCGCGATTGAATACATCGCCCGCCTCCAACAAGCTGACATCGGACTTCTGGTTCCAGAACGGTGCGTACCTGCGTGTGAAATATGTGCAACTGGGATATAACCTGCAAAGCACAGGGTTAAAACGCATGGGCATCCGAAACATACGAATGTATGCCAACGCCCAGAATCCTTTTGTTGCCACGGGAATGAAGCTTACTGATCCTGAAAGCCAGGGCAACCAGTGGACTTATGGCATTATGAAAACCTATATGGTAGGATGTAACGTTCAATTCTAA